AGACCGTGGTATTAAGGTTATAATTGCGGGTGCCGGAATGGCTGCTCACCTGCCTGGTGTAATTGCAGCAATGACCCCGATTCCTGTAATTGGAGTTCCGATTAACGCCAGCTTATCAGGGTTTGATTCTATTCTTGCTATTCTGCAAATGCCTCCGGGAATTCCGGTTGCAACAGTTGCTGTTAACGGCGCTATGAATGCTGCTATTTTAGCCACCCAAATGATGGCCACCGGCGATGAAGAATTGATGGCAAAACTGGTTGAGTACAAAGAAAACCTGAAAGAGAAAATTGTAAAGGCCAACAAGGAACTTTCGGAGGTAAAGTACAGATTTAAAACAAACTAATTGTAGTTAAAAATATTTTACTTAATTTTAAAGAGGTATTAATTAATACCTCTTTTTTTATGTCTAAACCCTTGTACATACTGTTGGCATGCCTTACCATTCTATCTTCGGCAGCCTCCTCACAAAACTACAAAGGAGGTGCACGCCCGGCTGCCCTTTCAAATGCTTTCGTTTCTGTTTCCGATACCTGGAGCACTTTTCATAACCAGGCAACATTAGCACAATTAAATCAATTTTCTGCCGGCATTTACTACGAATCGAAATACGGAATTGATGAATTTGCGCTGGCAGCCACGAGCGTGGTTTTGCCAACCGCTGCCGGAACTTTTGGTTTGAGCTTTTACCAATTCGGAGAAGGGACATTCAAAGAACACAAAATCGGTTTTGCTTATGCAAAACAACTTTCTGAGCACTTTAACGCCGCCATTCAGTTCGATTATTTTACACAGCGTATGCCCGAAAATGCAGATGCCTTTTCGTTCGTGACTTTTGAGATTGGTGCAACTTATCGGCTTACTGAACAAATTACCATAGGTGCCCACACTTACAACCCGGTAAAAAACGGCTACAATTACCCCGAAGAAAAAACAAAACTTCCGGCAGTTTACCGCCTGGGTGCTCATTATACTTTCGACCAACATGTGCTGGTGAGTTTGGAAACACAAAAAGAATCGGACCGCGATGCTGTGGTAAGAACCGGAATGGAATTTATGCCACTCAAGAATCTGGCACTACGTTTTGGAATTTCGGGCAGGCCGGTTCAGTATACTGCAGGACTGGGCTATAGTTTCAAAAACATCAGTACCGACATTGCTTTTAGCTATCACGGGAATCTAGGATTTACACCATCAGTTTCCATTCAATACAATATCAAATGAGAAAACTGATTCGACATATTATATTCATTATTCTTCAGCTGATTGTTTTGGCGGCATCTTCACAAAACAGTACACCGGATCAATTGATTGAATCGATACTGGAATCGCATCTCGACATAATTGAAGAAGGCACCGATGTGGCACTGATCATTCAGGACCTTGAATATTTTTTGGAACATCCTGTGAATATCAACGCAACAAGTGCCACTGAATTGGCACGACTCTATTTGTTGAATGAAATACAAATTCAGAAATTGCTGGAGTATATTACCACTTACGGCCCGGTTTATTCCATTTTCGAACTCAAAACCATTGACGGATTTACGCCCAACCTACTGCAAAAACTTGAATATTTTATTGAGTTTGGCCCCGAAGAACAGGCACGGCAAACATTAAAAGAACAGCTAAAATATGCCGATAATCAAATGTTGTTACGAACACTTGGAAATCTGCAAAAAGCTCGCGGCTATAAAGAAAAAGACGATGGCGCAATTCCTTACGAAGGCAACCGGTTTCGGTACTACACCCGCTATAATTTCAGGGCCGGCGACAAACTTTCGGCGGGAATAACGGCAGAGAAAGATCCTGGAGAAGTGTTTTTCAAGGGGTCCAACAAACATGGTTTCGATTATTACTCAGGGCACATCAGCTTTAAACTGAATAATACGTTTGAAAATATTTCAGTCGGTGATTATCTTGTTCGATCCGGGCAAGGATTGGTACTGTGGCAAGGTTACACCACCGGAAAATCCGAGAATGTTTTGGGAATAAGCAAAACCGGTCAGGGGGTTCGGGCATACACTTCGGTAGATGAGAATTTCTATTTCAGAGGAGCTGCAGGAACGGTAAAATTGGGCAACTCGCGGTTCAGTTTATTCTACTCGCACAAAAATGCAGATGGAAATTTGGAATACAACGATTCTGTCGTGACGCATTTCACAAGCCTTCAAAACTCTGGATATCACCGAACAGAAAGTGAAATCGCCGATGAAAAAACAGTGAAGTTCACTAACATAGGAGGTGTTTTTACTCATAATTTCAAGCACCTCAAACTGGGAGCAACTTTGGTTTTCCAGCAATTCGACCAACCATTTATCCGCAGCGACCAGCTTTACAATCAATTTCGTTTTCGGGGAACAGACAATTACACTGCCGGAGCCGATTATCTTTTTAGTAAAAACAACTATACGCTGTTTGGCGAGGCGGCCATATCCAAATCAAAAGGCAAAGCGGTAACACAAGGTGCAATAGTTCATGTAAACGATCAACTGGGATTTTCGGCCCTGTTTCGTCATTTCGATAAAGACTACCATGCTTTTTGGGCCAACACCATGGCCGAAGGTAGCAACATCAGCAACGAGTCGGGGCTTTATGTTGGAGTGCGATTTTTACCAGCAAAGTTTGTAACGCTTTCTGCCTACTCCGATGTTTATCAATCAGAATGGTTTAACTACTCCACTGCCGGCCCGGCACGCTCGTGGGATATATTTACACAGGCCGATTTTCAGATTAGCGAAAAAATTGGTGCCTACCTGCGTTTTAAAAACGAGGAGAAAGATCAAAAATTCAAAAACGAAAACCGTTATATCAATCTTCCGGAACGCGTTCAAAAATTGCGTTTTCATATTCAGTTTCAGGCTTCGGAAACCATTCTGCTAAAAAC
This is a stretch of genomic DNA from uncultured Draconibacterium sp.. It encodes these proteins:
- the purE gene encoding 5-(carboxyamino)imidazole ribonucleotide mutase, with amino-acid sequence MTPKVSIIMGSTSDLTVMEKAAKLFDEFEIPFEINALSAHRTPEEVERFAKGAKDRGIKVIIAGAGMAAHLPGVIAAMTPIPVIGVPINASLSGFDSILAILQMPPGIPVATVAVNGAMNAAILATQMMATGDEELMAKLVEYKENLKEKIVKANKELSEVKYRFKTN
- a CDS encoding helix-hairpin-helix domain-containing protein, encoding MRKLIRHIIFIILQLIVLAASSQNSTPDQLIESILESHLDIIEEGTDVALIIQDLEYFLEHPVNINATSATELARLYLLNEIQIQKLLEYITTYGPVYSIFELKTIDGFTPNLLQKLEYFIEFGPEEQARQTLKEQLKYADNQMLLRTLGNLQKARGYKEKDDGAIPYEGNRFRYYTRYNFRAGDKLSAGITAEKDPGEVFFKGSNKHGFDYYSGHISFKLNNTFENISVGDYLVRSGQGLVLWQGYTTGKSENVLGISKTGQGVRAYTSVDENFYFRGAAGTVKLGNSRFSLFYSHKNADGNLEYNDSVVTHFTSLQNSGYHRTESEIADEKTVKFTNIGGVFTHNFKHLKLGATLVFQQFDQPFIRSDQLYNQFRFRGTDNYTAGADYLFSKNNYTLFGEAAISKSKGKAVTQGAIVHVNDQLGFSALFRHFDKDYHAFWANTMAEGSNISNESGLYVGVRFLPAKFVTLSAYSDVYQSEWFNYSTAGPARSWDIFTQADFQISEKIGAYLRFKNEEKDQKFKNENRYINLPERVQKLRFHIQFQASETILLKTRAEHVYYKGDESENGFLLFQDIQFKPREFPMNLAARLAWFHTESYNSRIYAYENDILYAFSIPAYYGNGFRTYLNLKYQPAKKIECWLKLANTWWTDRETISSGYNEIAGQHKTELKFQLRLKF